The following nucleotide sequence is from Trifolium pratense cultivar HEN17-A07 linkage group LG2, ARS_RC_1.1, whole genome shotgun sequence.
ATATGGTTTTTTTTGGGTGTAAATAGTACATGGGTCTTTAACAAATCAAGCCTTAAACTAAGACATGACGTGTAGGAAACAGAGTGCATCTTTCCTAACAAATCGATCctcaataatttatattttactatacTTTTTCTTTGAGTAGTTTactagatattttttttattataagtaGACAATTAGGACTCCATATATTTTGTCCACATAAATACAGCTAAGTTGGTGTTCTATGCCACTCTATGAGTTTGATTTTACAAATCTAACTAATAGAATGTGACACCATGTACCACACCATTTCAATTCATTCAAACTTATTCCAACCATCTAAAAATAGTCATACTATTGTATAAAAAGATAAAACTATAAAACTACACATTCCCAATCGAATTTAAGAATAAGACGCACATTTTTAAGAGTTTCATATTAGTTGAAAGATAATTTAAAagtatatttataaaataggaGGACAGGGTCGTTCTAAGAGTCAAGCAAATCAAGTATGTGCTTTAGGCCTGAATTTTTGGGgtcaaaaaagtaaataaaaaatttaatttagttattaatatataatatgataagatatatattaacatataaaattcaatttagttataatttttcaatatgataaaatatttagatatatatttttagctcaattggttagAAACGAGATCTCATCAAATCATCCATAACGAAAGTTCAATTCTCAACATTttcataatttaatatttttaatttattttttattagcttGTGTTTTTTTAAGGCctcacaatttatttttttttgctttttgctTTAGGCCtctatgcttttttttttaacaaacgaAAATGGATCATATATATAAACTGGGGTGGATCTAGCCTATGTGAGGGTGTGCAGCTGCACACCCTGAACTTCTAAAAATTAcacatataattttatatttttgcaatTTGCACCCCTTGAAATTTTGATTATGCACCCTGACCAAGAGAttaagagaagaaaagaaattcATTTGGCCATTTGCAGTCAGTAGTCACAGATATGTAagcaaaatagaaaaagaaaaaacaaagaagaagaacaaagtGCAATGGTGGTAAGTGGTAACAGTTTATGCTGATGAAAGAATGATAAAGTGAGCGGCGCTACCAACAACTTCTACTATAAAGTTGTATTATTTAGGATTCCCTATTCATTTGTCATGGGCTTTTTCATATATGGCCTCATTTTAATTAACGTGGCCCTCTAGTTAAAGGGTTAATTATTActagtatattatatatatatagtcaaagtATTAGACGATTTTCAATCTcaatgaaaagaaaatgaattataaggcTTTTAACttagttataatttataaacatttttttttacaaggttATAAACAATGtcacataaatatatatgatcagtttgaattgacttattttttaaatttatgcaAACTAACTTATACAAACAGTGGCGGAACTAGAAAAAATATCGtgggtgggccgaaaaatagtcaatctattttcaaattaaattttttgctcttctattttcacatgttactattttggtaccaacaaactatatttttactctaaaaattgtgatttttggctataaaggtgatttattgtctccaacattgaatctaaagatgaaatatcaaatttgagaccaaaattcacaattttttcccattaaaattcgctaattttacagcaaaaaagtaataaaaaaatatttagataggactaaaattgcaacaaatgtgaaaatatgggactttaaaaatttaatattaattaaacataattttttatgtcatttcatatttatatacgctagttcaactgctaattttatctattattataaattcaattaattatgaactaacatttacactaatacttgaactaatatgtgtaccgaattacttatagtcatcaataatatactctaaattaatatttatattaatatttgtacatatatataccgggtgacttaaaatcattaataatatatttaaattaataccctacatataaaaaaaattattttttgggggtgggggtgggccgcggcccacctcagcccacccctaggtccgctgctgtatacaaataaatagatttttatgTATTAGATCAGCTTGTCATCGTTATTAACAATAATTTTCTCTTGCtcaatttctattttatttttcaaaaaaattgttttttcaaCGATTTGAAATGTAAATTGCGTAATAGTAATGTGCTTGTaatttatatgaatatgaatatatatatatatatatatatatatatatatatatatatatatatatatatatatatacgaaaaataattatgtttgttaattgtatataataattattattaataaattttcaaaaatataataaaaatttattaagttAAATTGTTTGCACCCCCTGGTTCAAGATCCTGGATCCGCCACTAACAACCGCAATGACCATTATCGCATCAACCACAACAGTTACCACATCCGTGTAGGGAACCACAATTTAAAGCATTTGTTGATTTTAACATGTGTGTAGATCACATtgcaatctatatatatatgtaatttaaAAAGTTACTATCAGATGATAGACATTAATAGATTATGATATACTTtaatagattttatttatttcatttgtaACAAGGAAACCATACATACTTTGAGGATCCCAATAAACATTATTTAAAAGgaaatacatatatttatatatttttatgcataCAATTAAGAGAAGCTTTATAGATCAAGCTTGTTGAAATTTAACTTTGAGGGGAACATCACTTAGAGCCAAACGTTTATTTCCCTTTTCATCCACAAACACGCCAACATCCTTACACAAATGCTTGAAAGATTGCACCACGCTAGGACAAAACACCAATTTATAAGCATCGCCATATTTCTCAATCTTGAACCAATTATTTATAGTTTCCCGACCTGGATTTCCTACAACACCGCCAGTAGTCACAAACCATTGTCGCTTAGAAAAATCAAAACGATCAAGCTTCCACACAGTGGAACGATCTGGAATAGAACGACGAGATGAGAACTTGATGTTTAAATCAGTGGAGACACGAATAACACCTTTTTTTGGGTTAACAGGTGTAAAAGAAAGTGGCAAGCCTTGATATCTATTAACGACAACAACATCAAGAGGATATCTTTGTCCAATGCTTGCAAGGCCAAGACTTGCACCACCTCTCAAAATAGGTATAACCGGAAGAATATAGTAATTAGTATCAGCTCGGAGTTTCTTGCCTAATGTGTCAACCACTTGTTCATTTGAAGCAGCGGCTGCTCCAAGAAGTGGTTGTGTGCTTAAGAAGgcaaaaaaaatgacaaatattAGCAATGTGATTTTCATTGTTTTGGTATGCTTTCATTATTTGAAAGTTTGGTTTAATTTATGATCGATGGATGGAGCTTATGGTACTTGAAGAGTGTCAATTTATAGAGGCTATAGTACAATATTTTACTATGGGTAGTAGTCTACTAATTAATGCCAAGGTTATGACCAATACAATTGGCCTATATATGagtcaatatttttttctatgGATGGATGCCTTGTTTACTTTGATAATGGCGGTGAATTCATCAAACTCAAATCAGAGTGTTCTCGAATTTAAAATGAACAGGATATTAATTTGTGTtacacttatttatttatgatttaaaattaaattatgaaaATCATGTTAAAGATTGACTGAATCAGGTACCTCATTGTAGTCACCATCGTAGATTGGTATAGGAACTCAGGCTTGAAGTCTCATCCCattactcttaatttttttcagATAAGCAGTGTTCACGTGGTAAGGAAGCAAGGGAGTAACCGAGTTAGAGGCTGAGGATTGCTACTTCTCGTTATTATTATGTTGTGTCTTATTATGTTCTGTATAAGACTATGTTGTATTCGTATTTTACCTGTTTGTCTAATGGACATGAAT
It contains:
- the LOC123909463 gene encoding miraculin-like, whose amino-acid sequence is MKITLLIFVIFFAFLSTQPLLGAAAASNEQVVDTLGKKLRADTNYYILPVIPILRGGASLGLASIGQRYPLDVVVVNRYQGLPLSFTPVNPKKGVIRVSTDLNIKFSSRRSIPDRSTVWKLDRFDFSKRQWFVTTGGVVGNPGRETINNWFKIEKYGDAYKLVFCPSVVQSFKHLCKDVGVFVDEKGNKRLALSDVPLKVKFQQA